One segment of Anopheles stephensi strain Indian chromosome 3, UCI_ANSTEP_V1.0, whole genome shotgun sequence DNA contains the following:
- the LOC118512501 gene encoding ubiquitin-conjugating enzyme E2Q-like protein CG4502, with protein MSSRSKEKVTAAIRKFFKSSESKSKESKDKDGNGTHTVQGPTDATDSNHLHLPHGHHHHPHHSSAAGTVHTGQAAASAASGPGGPSAGGVAGSGTNGCGSAVSNGNGGSNGSNSGNSKATTDSPMRRLRCVVAPTTTPMVNVPPSKPLDTTIRSRRLMKELKEIERLQHSRTDPCFTVELINDNLYEWHARLFRIDPDSPLAEDLVELNIPFILLHLVFPENFPFAPPFMRVVEPRIEKGFVMEGGAICMELLTPRGWASAYTVEAILMQFAASLVKGQGRVSRKPKSAKDFSRRSAEEAFRSLVKTHEKYGWVTPALNDG; from the exons ATGTCGTCCAGATCAAAGGAGAAAGTAACGGCCGCCATTAGGAAGTTCTTCAAAAGCTCGGAAAGCAAGAGCAAGGAAAGTAAGGACAAGGATGGTAACGGCACCCACACGGTCCAGGGACCGACAGATGCTACAGATTCGAACCACCTGCACCTACCCcacggccaccaccaccatccgcaCCATTCGTCTGCGGCGGGGACGGTTCACACCGGACAGGCAGCAGCAAGTGCCGCCAGTGGACCGGGTGGGCCGAGTGCGGGAGGTGTGGCGGGCAGCGGGACGAACGGGTGCGGAAGCGCAGTGTCGAATGGTAACGGTGGCAGTAATGGGAGCAACAGTGGCAACAGTAAAGCTACCACCGATAGCCCCATGCGGCGATTACGATG TGTTGTGGCCCCAACTACCACTCCCATGGTGAATGTTCCTCCTTCCAAACCCCTCGACACCACCATCCGTTCGAGGCGACTCATGAAAGAGCTGAAGGAAATCGAACGGTTACAACACTCCCGGACGGATCCATGCTTTACG GTGGAGCTGATCAACGATAATCTGTACGAGTGGCACGCCCGATTGTTCCGGATCGATCCCGACTCACCGTTGGCCGAAGATCTGGTCGAGCTGAACATACCGTTCATCCTGCTGCATCTGGTGTTTCCAGAAAATTTCCCGTTCGCACCACCGTTTATGCGTGTCGTGGAGCCACGGATCGAGAAGGGGTTCGTGATGGAGGGCGGTGCGATCTGTATGGAACTGCTGACGCCGCGCGGTTGGGCGAGTGCCTACACGGTGGAAGCGATACTGATGCAGTTTGCGGCGAGCTTAGTGAAGGGGCAGGGACGCGTGTCGCGGAAACCGAAATCGGCCAAGGATTTCAGTCG ACGGTCCGCCGAGGAAGCTTTCCGATCGCTGGTGAAAACGCACGAAAAGTATGGTTGGGTAACGCCGGCCCTCAACGATGGTTAA